One genomic segment of Hordeum vulgare subsp. vulgare chromosome 2H, MorexV3_pseudomolecules_assembly, whole genome shotgun sequence includes these proteins:
- the LOC123429809 gene encoding tyrosine N-monooxygenase-like — protein MGIQYLSSCQGTRASIHLPRDPQKLVLLRRPKSKIACPRSRIVGALPPGPVPWPVVGNLPEMVLNKPAFRWIHRMMEDMGTDITCVRLGSVHVIAITCPSIARDVLRKQDANFASRPLTFASGTFSGGYKDAVLSPFGDQWKKMRLVLTSEIICPSRHRWLHDHRADEADNLSRYVHTLATGSASGVDVRHVARHYCGNVIRRLVFGRRYFGEPRPDGGPGLMEEEHMDAVFTAVGLLFALCVSDYLPWLRGLDLDGHEKMVKEANSTVNRLHDTVIDERWRQWKSGERRELDDFLDVLITHKDGHNICGD, from the exons ATGGGCATCCAGTACCTCAGCAGTTGCCAAGGCACTCGTGCTAGCATTCATCTCCCTCGTGATCCACAGAAGCTGGTGCTGCTCAGGCGTCCCAAGAGCAAGATCGCATGTCCTCGTAGCAGAATTGTTGGTGCGCTCCCGCCGGGGCCGGTGCCCTGGCCGGTTGTGGGGAACCTTCCGGAGATGGTACTCAACAAGCCGGCATTCCGGTGGATCCATCGAATGATGGAGGACATGGGTACCGACATCACCTGCGTCCGCCTCGGCAGCGTGCACGTCATCGCCATCACCTGCCCCAGCATCGCCCGCGACGTACTCAGGAAGCAGGACGCCAACTTCGCCTCCCGCCCGCTCACCTTCGCCTCCGGCACCTTCAGCGGCGGGTACAAAGACGCCGTGCTCTCGCCCTTCGGCGACCAGTGGAAGAAGATGCGCCTGGTGCTCACCTCGGAGATCATCTGCCCGTCCCGCCACCGGTGGCTCCACGACCACCGCGCCGACGAGGCCGACAACCTCAGCCGCTACGTCCACACCCTCGCCACCGGGTCTGCGTCGGGCGTGGACGTGAGGCACGTTGCGAGGCACTACTGCGGCAACGTCATCCGCCGGCTAGTCTTCGGCCGGCGGTACTTCGGCGAACCTCGGCCGGACGGCGGGCCGGGCCTGATGGAGGAGGAGCACATGGACGCCGTGTTTACGGCCGTCGGGCTCCTCTTCGCGTTATGCGTCTCAGACTACCTCCCGTGGCTGCGCGGTCTCGACCTGGATGGCCACGAGAAGATGGTCAAGGAGGCGAACTCGACGGTGAACCGGCTCCACGACACAGTCATCGACGAGCGGTGGAGGCAGTGGAAGTCCGGCGAAAGGAGGGAGCTCGACGACTTCCTGGACGTGCTCATCACACACAAAGACG GACATAATATTTGCGGCGATTGA